One window of the Suricata suricatta isolate VVHF042 chromosome 7, meerkat_22Aug2017_6uvM2_HiC, whole genome shotgun sequence genome contains the following:
- the TEAD3 gene encoding transcriptional enhancer factor TEF-5, with the protein MGDEDRARGAPASPPPAPRAGPTETRRARSVETPPAGASGREGGSRRSGKRGKGRNSRNKPLGENQTNRVRAWRAQSPGWGGVWGPGNWGRDLELKRVLRLGGSGLVGWGRRVGNPEARALRLPRALRDAAPRRESSRLGGSSALSPAQAKAPNCGGVLGRWVSVPLASLLRARRLPLRPGSFRTFRPAPSRRPPFPGPPLGSFGPGGAARPERPPELGPGPGRPAGSGPEPRETSTIASNSWNASSSPGEAREDGPEGLDKGLENDAEGVWSPDIEQSFQEALAIYPPCGRRKIILSDEGKMYGRNELIARYIKLRTGKTRTRKQVSSHLQVLARRKSREIQSKLKAMNLDQVSKDKALQSMASMSSAQIVSASVLQNKFSPPSPLPQAVFSTSSRFWSSPPLLGQQPGPSQDIKPFAQPAYPIQPPLPPTLSSYEPLTPLPPAAASVPVWQDRTIASSRLRLLEYSAFMEVQRDPDTYSKHLFVHIGQTNPAFSDPPLEAVDVRQIYDKFPEKKGGLKELYEKGPPNAFFLVKFWADLNSTIQEGPGAFYGVSSQYSSADSMTISVSTKVCSFGKQVVEKVETEYARLENGRFVYRIHRSPMCEYMINFIHKLKHLPEKYMMNSVLENFTILQVVTSRDSQETLLVIAFVFEVSTSEHGAQHHVYKLVKD; encoded by the exons ATGGGGGACGAAGACCGG GCCCGGGGCGCTCCCGCGTCCCCTCCCCCCGCGCCCCGCGCCGGTCCTACCGAAACTCGGCGGGCTCGTAGTGTCGAGACGCCCCCCGCGGGGGCCTCGGGCCGAGAGGGAGGGTCCCGGAGGTccgggaagagggggaaagggagaaattcGAGAAACAAGCCTCTCGGGGAGAACCAGACAAACCGGGTCCGGGCATGGAGGGCGCAGTCGCCAGGGTGGGGCGGGGTCTGGGGCCCCGGGAACTGGGGGCGGGATCTCGAGCTGAAGAGGGTGCTCCGCCTCGGCGGCTCGGGACtcgtggggtgggggaggcgggtAGGGAACCCCGAGGCCCGTGCGCTCCGGCTTCCCCGGGCTCTTCGTGACGCGGCACCCCGACGGGAGTCCAGCCGGCTAGGCGGGAGCTCCGCCCTCAGCCCCGCCCAGGCCAAAGCCCCGAACTGCGGTGGGGTCCTGGGGAGGTGGG TTTCCGTCCCGCTCGCCTCCCTCCTCCGCGCCCGGCGCCTCCCGCTCCGGCCCGGCTCATTCCGCACATTCCGGCCAGCCCCCTCCCGAAGACCCCCCTTCCCCGGCCCCCCTCTCGGCTCTTTTGGGCCCGGCGGAGCGGCCCGGCCGGAGCGCCCCCCCGAGCTCGGACCAG GCCCCGGCCGCCCAGCGGGCTcaggcccagagcccagagaaaCCAGCACAATAGCGTCCAACAGCTGGAATGCCAGCAGCAGCCCCGGGGAGGCCCGGGAGGACGGGCCTGAGGGCCTGGACAAGGGGCTGGAGAACGACGCGGAGGGTGTGTGGAGCCCCGACATCGAGCAGAGCTTCCAGGAGGCCCTGGCCATCTACCCGCCCTGTGGCCGCCGCAAGATCATCTTGTCAGACGAGGGCAAGATGTACG GTCGAAATGAGTTGATCGCACGCTACATTAAATTGAGGACTGGGAAGACGCGGACGAGAAAACAG GTCTCTAGCCACTTGCAGGTTCTAGCCAGGCGGAAATCTCGAGAGATTCAGTCCAAACTCAAG GCCATGAACCTG gaccAGGTCTCCAAGGACAAAGCCCTCCAGAGCATGGCATCCATGTCATCTGCCCAGATCGTCTCTGCCAGTGTCCTACAGAACAAGTTCAGCccgccctcccctctgccccaggccGTCTTCTCCACTTCTTCTCGG TTCTGGAGCAGCCCCCCTCTCCTCGGACAGCAGCCTGGACCCTCTCAGGA CATCAAGCCCTTTGCACAACCAGCCTACCCCATCCAGCCGCCCCTGCCGCCAACGCTCAGCA GTTACGAGCCCCTGACCCCGCTCCCCCCAGCTGCTGCCTCTGTGCCCGTCTGGCAGGACCGCACCATCGCTTCCTCCCGGCTGCGGCTCCTCGAGTATTCTGCCTTCATGGAGGTGCAGCGAGACCCTGACACG TACAGCAAACACCTATTTGTGCACATCGGCCAGACGAACCCTGCCTTTTCGGACCCGCCTCTGGAGGCTGTCGACGTGCGTCAGATTTATGACAAGTTCCCAGAGAAAAAGGGGGGACTGAAGGAACTCTATGAGAAGGGACCCCCTAATGCCTTCTTCCTTGTCAAGTTTTGG GCTGACCTCAACAGCACCATCCAGGAGGGCCCAGGAGCCTTCTATGGGGTCAGCTCTCAGTACAGCTCGGCCGACAGCATGACCATCAGTGTCTCCACCAAGGTGTGCTCCTTTGGCAAGCAAGTGGTGGAGAAGGTGGAG ACGGAGTACGCCAGGCTGGAGAACGGGCGCTTCGTGTACCGCATCCACCGCTCCCCCATGTGTGAGTACATGATCAATTTCATCCACAAGCTGAAGCACCTGCCGGAGAAGTACATGATGAACAGCGTCCTGGAGAACTTCACCATCCTGCAG GTGGTCACGAGCCGGGACTCCCAGGAGACCCTGCTTGTCATTGCTTTCGTCTTCGAAGTCTCCACCAGCGAACACGGGGCCCAGCACCATGTCTACAAGCTCGTCAAAGACTAG
- the TULP1 gene encoding tubby-related protein 1 isoform X2 yields the protein MPLQDDTLREVWASDSGHEEEGLEVQQRPKQRPIKGQKLRKKTEAPESPGPEGSKPRRKPGEDEEEEEEDHEDEEEEEEEEKKERIPLPSKKPPKEKTSAGIKERRAKAQGQKGDLESPVPPLKPLRIKKKEAPAGDGTKMRKTKKKGSGEADKDPSMSPARMRKKSPAAMFLVGDHGPAEKAPKKKGTPRASEEERKEEEEEEEEVVASVTKNSNQKGKAKGKGKKKAKEERAPSPPVEVDEPREFVLRPAPQGRTVRCRLTRDKKGMDRGLYPSYFLHLDTEKKVFLLAGRKRKRSKTANYLISSDPTNLSRGGENFIGKLRSNLLGNRFTVYDNGQNPHRGGSTNVGHLRQELAAVIYETNVLGFRGPRRMTVIIPGMNTEDERVPIRPRNASDGLLVRWQNKTLESLIELHNKPPIWNEDSGSYTLNFQGRVTQASVKNFQIVHADDPDYIVLQFGRVAEDAFTLDYRYPLCALQAFAIALSSFDGKLACE from the exons ATGCCCCTGCAGGATGACACCCTCCGAGAGGTGTGGGCCTCAGACAG CGGACATGAGGAGGAAGGCTTGGAGGTCCAGCAGCGCCCCAAGCAG CGACCCATCAAGGGACAGAAGttgaggaagaagacagaggcCCCTGAGTCCCCCGGCCCCGAGGGATCCAAGCCCCGGAGGAAACCTGGAG aggatgaggaggaggaagaagaggaccatgaagatgaagaggaagaggaggaggaggaaaagaaagagagaatcccttTGCCTTCCAAGAAGCCTCCTAAAGAGAAGACTTCCGCAGGCATCAAGGAGAGGAGGGCCAAGGCCCAGGGCCAGAAGG GGGACCTGGAAAGCCCTGTCCCCCCACTCAAACCTCTTCGCATCAAGAAGAAGGAGGCACCAGCGGGGGACGGGACCAAGATGAGAAAGACCAAGAAGAAAG ggTCCGGGGAGGCTGACAAGGACCCCTCAATGAGCCCGGccagaatgagaaagaagagcCCAGCGGCCATGTTTCTGGTTGGGGACCATGGCCCAGCGGAGAAAGCTCCAAAGAAAAAAG GGACTCCCAGAGCctcagaagaggagaggaaggaggaagaggaagaggaagaagaagtcGTAGCTTCTGTGACAAAGAACAGCAACCAGAAGGGCAAAGcgaaaggaaaaggcaaaaag AAAGCG aaggaggagagagccCCGTCTCCACCCGTGGAAGTGGACGAGCCCCGGGAGTTTGTGCTTCGGCCAGCCCCCCAGGGCCGCACGGTTCGCTGCAGGCTGACCCGGGACAAGAAGGGCATGGATCGGGGCCTGTATCCCTCCTACTTCCTGCACCTGGACACAGAGAAGAAG GTGTTCCTCTTGGCTGGCAGGAAGCGGAAACGGAGCAAGACGGCCAATTACCTCATCTCCAGCGACCCGACCAATCTGTCGCGAGGAGGGGAGAATTTCATTGGGAAGCTGAG GTCCAACCTCCTGGGCAACCGCTTCACCGTCTATGACAACGGGCAGAACCCGCACCGCGGAGGCAGCACGAACGTGGGGCACCTTCGGCAGGAGCTGGCAGCTGTGATCTAC GAAACCAACGTGTTGGGCTTCCGAGGTCCGCGGCGCATGACGGTCATCATTCCTGGCATGAATACGGAGGATGAGAGGGTCCCCATCCGACCGCGAAAT GCCAGCGATGGGTTGCTGGTGCGCTGGCAGAACAAGACACTGGAGAGCCTAATCGAACTGCACAACAAGCCCCCCATCTGGAATGAAGACAGTGGCTCCTACACCCTCAACTTCCAGGGCCGAGTCACACAAGCCTCAGTCAAGAACTTCCAGATTGTTCACGCTGATGACC CCGACTACATTGTCCTGCAGTTCGGCCGCGTGGCCGAGGACGCCTTCACTCTAGACTACCGGTACCCGCTGTGCGCCCTGCAGGCCTTCGCCATCGCCCTCTCCAGTTTCGACGGGAAGCTGGCCTGCGAGTGA
- the TULP1 gene encoding tubby-related protein 1 isoform X1 has translation MPLQDDTLREVWASDSGHEEEGLEVQQRPKQRPIKGQKLRKKTEAPESPGPEGSKPRRKPGAGRRGKPREEPSPQPPEARARTIYAKFLRDPEAKRDPRETFLVARAPDAVDEDEEEEEEDHEDEEEEEEEEKKERIPLPSKKPPKEKTSAGIKERRAKAQGQKGDLESPVPPLKPLRIKKKEAPAGDGTKMRKTKKKGSGEADKDPSMSPARMRKKSPAAMFLVGDHGPAEKAPKKKGTPRASEEERKEEEEEEEEVVASVTKNSNQKGKAKGKGKKKAKEERAPSPPVEVDEPREFVLRPAPQGRTVRCRLTRDKKGMDRGLYPSYFLHLDTEKKVFLLAGRKRKRSKTANYLISSDPTNLSRGGENFIGKLRSNLLGNRFTVYDNGQNPHRGGSTNVGHLRQELAAVIYETNVLGFRGPRRMTVIIPGMNTEDERVPIRPRNASDGLLVRWQNKTLESLIELHNKPPIWNEDSGSYTLNFQGRVTQASVKNFQIVHADDPDYIVLQFGRVAEDAFTLDYRYPLCALQAFAIALSSFDGKLACE, from the exons ATGCCCCTGCAGGATGACACCCTCCGAGAGGTGTGGGCCTCAGACAG CGGACATGAGGAGGAAGGCTTGGAGGTCCAGCAGCGCCCCAAGCAG CGACCCATCAAGGGACAGAAGttgaggaagaagacagaggcCCCTGAGTCCCCCGGCCCCGAGGGATCCAAGCCCCGGAGGAAACCTGGAG CCGGGCGGAGGGGGAAGCCACGGGAGGAGCCATCCCCGCAGCCGCCCGAGGCCCGGGCGCGGACCATCTATGCCAAGTTCCTCAGGGACCCAGAGGCCAAACGCGACCCGCGGGAAACCTTCCTGGTAGCGCGAGCCCCGGATGCTGTGGACG aggatgaggaggaggaagaagaggaccatgaagatgaagaggaagaggaggaggaggaaaagaaagagagaatcccttTGCCTTCCAAGAAGCCTCCTAAAGAGAAGACTTCCGCAGGCATCAAGGAGAGGAGGGCCAAGGCCCAGGGCCAGAAGG GGGACCTGGAAAGCCCTGTCCCCCCACTCAAACCTCTTCGCATCAAGAAGAAGGAGGCACCAGCGGGGGACGGGACCAAGATGAGAAAGACCAAGAAGAAAG ggTCCGGGGAGGCTGACAAGGACCCCTCAATGAGCCCGGccagaatgagaaagaagagcCCAGCGGCCATGTTTCTGGTTGGGGACCATGGCCCAGCGGAGAAAGCTCCAAAGAAAAAAG GGACTCCCAGAGCctcagaagaggagaggaaggaggaagaggaagaggaagaagaagtcGTAGCTTCTGTGACAAAGAACAGCAACCAGAAGGGCAAAGcgaaaggaaaaggcaaaaag AAAGCG aaggaggagagagccCCGTCTCCACCCGTGGAAGTGGACGAGCCCCGGGAGTTTGTGCTTCGGCCAGCCCCCCAGGGCCGCACGGTTCGCTGCAGGCTGACCCGGGACAAGAAGGGCATGGATCGGGGCCTGTATCCCTCCTACTTCCTGCACCTGGACACAGAGAAGAAG GTGTTCCTCTTGGCTGGCAGGAAGCGGAAACGGAGCAAGACGGCCAATTACCTCATCTCCAGCGACCCGACCAATCTGTCGCGAGGAGGGGAGAATTTCATTGGGAAGCTGAG GTCCAACCTCCTGGGCAACCGCTTCACCGTCTATGACAACGGGCAGAACCCGCACCGCGGAGGCAGCACGAACGTGGGGCACCTTCGGCAGGAGCTGGCAGCTGTGATCTAC GAAACCAACGTGTTGGGCTTCCGAGGTCCGCGGCGCATGACGGTCATCATTCCTGGCATGAATACGGAGGATGAGAGGGTCCCCATCCGACCGCGAAAT GCCAGCGATGGGTTGCTGGTGCGCTGGCAGAACAAGACACTGGAGAGCCTAATCGAACTGCACAACAAGCCCCCCATCTGGAATGAAGACAGTGGCTCCTACACCCTCAACTTCCAGGGCCGAGTCACACAAGCCTCAGTCAAGAACTTCCAGATTGTTCACGCTGATGACC CCGACTACATTGTCCTGCAGTTCGGCCGCGTGGCCGAGGACGCCTTCACTCTAGACTACCGGTACCCGCTGTGCGCCCTGCAGGCCTTCGCCATCGCCCTCTCCAGTTTCGACGGGAAGCTGGCCTGCGAGTGA